Proteins encoded in a region of the Sugiyamaella lignohabitans strain CBS 10342 chromosome B, complete sequence genome:
- the ATG11 gene encoding autophagy protein ATG11: MTQLKLEAIADGQEVFLFDKSLISPGAKTYAENGLVGKEDRGPPLALPPRPAVNTTSSLSDRFMTHSDWTQKCLLVGKDCGNRVNELHMSINIIKRGLKTSLEHMMRHSQGLKKSFDSKVDFAVDLDQNMQATGEWEVYLEKVKKIELLPAFREQGEGRDRLSSWIDESVIRKANKQCSEFDQKIQNNISHLVKVVNEVIERSTRLEQDAMAMASKDAESDVPAEATSRHVRELLQDLTALANKIQRDSESIGGVSEQTAVRIENLHKREFFPQIEATVNELIGIHEEWQKAKVKCQNLAIGYLSTLSHIQYDTSMVRPELQKLTMLLQTTEDLRATVAQVIDLPFLYGALIIETVRRNHWTGYIRENVSQTAESLATKRLDEIKRRKKWKNHYGKILPKVVDIINEDIAEIEVNFVSGEVNGDGDASSTDSDQVQAYIKLLTSLGLREAAEELEQEHQSMLSQLESDIADKNLAKLETTKQSDHHTDTSSPAKVFKSGTLAEAYTDENAALTAKLKGYESRIRILEDLLHKQQFRGESTRSEANRRSASRDKSHSPGSPRMIERLHFLETQKSNDSKIIAQLEQEKRELAESLSAKELALKDVMTVKSDLLANMLSQETEFIQERKAHHEEVNELKSRIDELELDLDRADEKLQLENDQLREEVDSYKEKIEQLEQENSNLKQQEEKLHKKIEYYDTRTRDLSQRLFTGFKRSCEVLESMGLQVTKEMDGNLITFKVNRVRGLGRRSSAARSEILEQSLEENGNGNMVSNPTLNEATPEDLRVLYWMDGEPDEERYREFINEIYIDYDIFRDSACKRLRDVEHLARKLQKESKHLRERKTQIEEELQSRLSLRSFKVGDLALFLPTRDPTRVPNPWAAFNVNAPHYFLKQEDSHQLSNREYLVGRITHIEERVVNKSLDNDEDNPFDLSDGLRWYLLDAVPAEW, encoded by the coding sequence ATGACTCAGCTTAAACTAGAAGCAATTGCTGATGGTCAGGAAGTTTTTTTGTTCGACAAGTCATTAATATCACCAGGTGCAAAAACCTATGCGGAAAACGGGTTGGttggaaaagaagatcGAGGGCCTCCATTAGCCCTCCCACCTCGACCAGCTGTAAATACAACAAGCAGTTTATCTGATCGATTCATGACTCATTCGGATTGGACTCAGAAATGCCTTTTGGTTGGTAAGGACTGTGGAAACAGAGTGAATGAGCTTCACATgtctataaatatcatcaaaCGTGGTCTCAAGACGTCCCTAGAGCATATGATGCGACACTCTCAGGGATTGAAGAAATCGTTTGATTCGAAAGTCGATTTTGCTGTTGATCTGGATCAGAACATGCAAGCTACTGGCGAATGGGAAGTGTATTTGGAAAAGGTCAAGAAAATTGAACTTCTTCCTGCATTTAGAGAACAAGGTGAGGGTCGGGACCGACTTTCTTCGTGGATAGATGAATCTGTGATACGGAAAGCTAATAAGCAATGTAGTGAATTCGAccaaaaaatacaaaacaACATCTCTCATTTAGTCAAGGTGGTAAATGAAGTGATTGAACGAAGCACTCGTCTTGAACAAGATGCAATGGCTATGGCATCTAAAGATGCTGAAAGTGATGTACCAGCAGAAGCGACTTCTCGTCATGTTCGAGAGTTGTTACAGGACTTGACTGCTCTTGCAAATAAGATCCAACGTGATTCCGAGTCTATCGGAGGAGTTTCCGAGCAGACTGCCGTTCGGATCGAAAACCTCCACAAACGAGAGTTTTTTCCTCAGATAGAGGCGACTGTGAATGAACTAATTGGTATACACGAGGAGTGGCAGAAAGCCAAAGTTAAATGCCAAAACCTGGCTATTGGATATTTATCCACACTATCGCATATCCAGTACGATACTAGTATGGTACGACCTGAACTACAGAAGCTTACAATGTTGTTACAAACAACTGAAGATTTACGTGCGACAGTAGCTCAGGTTATTGACCTGCCCTTTTTATATGGTGCCCTAATTATTGAAACGGTGAGGCGAAACCATTGGACTGGTTACATTCGTGAAAACGTGTCTCAGACAGCTGAATCTCTTGCTACCAAGAGATTAGATGAGATAAAAAGAAGgaagaaatggaaaaaCCATTATGGCAAGATATTGCCCAAGGTAGTAGATATTATTAACGAGGACATTGCCGAGATTGAGGTTAATTTCGTTAGTGGGGAGGTGAATGGTGATGGCGATGCTTCAAGCACTGATTCTGATCAAGTACAGGCATATATTAAACTTTTAACGAGTCTTGGTCTGAGAGAGGCCGCCGAAGAACTGGAACAAGAACATCAGAGTATGTTAAGCCAACTGGAATCGGACATTGCTGATAAGAACTTGGCCAAACTAGAAACTACTAAACAGTCTGATCATCACACTGACACATCTTCCCCTGCAAAAGTTTTCAAGTCGGGTACACTTGCTGAAGCTTATACAGATGAAAATGCGGCCTTGACGGCTAAACTAAAGGGATACGAGTCTCGAATTCGTATCCTAGAAGACCTTCTTCATAAACAGCAGTTTCGCGGTGAATCCACTCGAAGCGAAGCCAATCGCAGATCTGCCTCGCGGGATAAAAGCCATAGTCCAGGCTCTCCCCGTATGATTGAGAGACTGCATTTCCTCGAGACCCAAAAGTCGAATGATTCGAAAATAATTGCCCAACTCGAACAGGAGAAACGAGAGCTGGCGGAGTCTCTGTCCGCAAAAGAGCTGGCTCTGAAGGATGTCATGACTGTCAAGTCTGATTTATTAGCTAATATGCTTTCACAGGAAACAGAATTTATCCAGGAACGCAAAGCGCATCATGAAGAGGTCAACGAACTGAAGAGTCGGATAGACGAGTTGGAGCTCGATCTTGACAGAGCAGATGAGAAACTCCAGCTAGAAAACGACCAGCTTCGGGAGGAGGTCGATTCgtataaagaaaagattgAACAGCTCGAACAGGAGAATTCTAATCTTAAAcagcaagaagagaagcttCATAAGAAAATTGAATACTATGATACACGGACGCGTGATCTTTCACAACGGTTGTTCACTGGATTCAAACGCAGCTGTGAAGTTCTCGAATCAATGGGATTACAAGTTACCAAGGAAATGGATGGCAATCTGATAACTTTCAAGGTGAACAGAGTGCGAGGTCTTGGCCGCCGGTCCAGTGCCGCCAGAAGCGAGATATTAGAACAGTCTCTTGAGGAAAATGGTAACGGAAACATGGTATCCAATCCCACACTCAACGAAGCCACTCCTGAAGACCTGAGAGTGTTGTACTGGATGGACGGTGAACCAGACGAAGAAAGATACCGCGAATTTATCAATGAGATTTATATTGACTATGATATTTTCCGAGATAGTGCCTGTAAACGATTACGAGATGTCGAACACCTCGCCCGAAAACTCCAGAAAGAGTCGAAACATTTGCGAGAACGCAAAACCCAGatcgaagaagaactgcAATCGCGTCTTTCACTGCGCTCGTTCAAAGTTGGCGACCTCGCACTTTTCCTCCCCACTCGTGATCCGACCCGAGTCCCTAATCCCTGGGCTGCATTTAACGTCAATGCCCCTCACTACTTCCTCAAACAAGAAGATTCGCACCAGCTGTCCAATCGAGAATACCTCGTGGGCCGCATAACTCACATTGAAGAGAGGGTAGTTAACAAATCCCTAGACAACGATGAGGACAACCCCTTCGATCTAAGTGACGGACTGCGGTGGTATCTCCTAGACGCTGTTCCTGCTGAATGGTAA
- the KES1 gene encoding oxysterol-binding protein KES1 (One of seven members of the yeast oxysterol binding protein family; involved in negative regulation of Sec14p-dependent Golgi complex secretory functions, peripheral membrane protein that localizes to the Golgi complex; KES1 has a paralog, HES1, that arose from the whole genome duplication; GO_component: GO:0000139 - Golgi membrane [Evidence IDA] [PMID 11916983]; GO_component: GO:0005737 - cytoplasm [Evidence IDA] [PMID 14562095]; GO_component: GO:0005737 - cytoplasm [Evidence IDA] [PMID 8978672]; GO_component: GO:0019898 - extrinsic component of membrane [Evidence IDA] [PMID 11916983]; GO_function: GO:0008289 - lipid binding [Evidence IDA,IMP] [PMID 20008566]; GO_function: GO:0008142 - oxysterol binding [Evidence ISS] [PMID 11238399]; GO_function: GO:0008142 - oxysterol binding [Evidence IMP,IPI] [PMID 16136145]; GO_function: GO:0070300 - phosphatidic acid binding [Evidence IDA] [PMID 20729555]; GO_function: GO:0005546 - phosphatidylinositol-4,5-bisphosphate binding [Evidence IMP,IPI] [PMID 11916983]; GO_function: GO:0070273 - phosphatidylinositol-4-phosphate binding [Evidence IDA] [PMID 20729555]; GO_function: GO:0015248 - sterol transporter activity [Evidence IDA,IMP] [PMID 20008566]; GO_process: GO:0035621 - ER to Golgi ceramide transport [Evidence IMP] [PMID 24213531]; GO_process: GO:0006897 - endocytosis [Evidence IGI] [PMID 15173322]; GO_process: GO:0006887 - exocytosis [Evidence IGI] [PMID 17004323]; GO_process: GO:0006629 - lipid metabolic process [Evidence IEA]; GO_process: GO:0030011 - maintenance of cell polarity [Evidence IGI] [PMID 17004323]; GO_process: GO:0010922 - positive regulation of phosphatase activity [Evidence IDA] [PMID 21295699]; GO_process: GO:0006892 - post-Golgi vesicle-mediated transport [Evidence IGI] [PMID 11916983]; GO_process: GO:0006892 - post-Golgi vesicle-mediated transport [Evidence IGI] [PMID 8978672]; GO_process: GO:0006694 - steroid biosynthetic process [Evidence IEA]; GO_process: GO:0008202 - steroid metabolic process [Evidence IEA]; GO_process: GO:0016126 - sterol biosynthetic process [Evidence IEA]; GO_process: GO:0015918 - sterol transport [Evidence IDA,IGI] [PMID 16585271]; GO_process: GO:0015918 - sterol transport [Evidence IDA,IMP] [PMID 20008566]), translated as MVLVLKWFIGTLRGQYCSRNEKLGSEKKPLNPFLGELFVGKWAGDAESGETVLASEQVSHHPPITGYSIWNDKHGVYLNGYNGMKARIATTTISVKQNGHATYYLKAFDETYIISLPALHIEGILFGAPYVELEGKSFIHGSSGYSVSIEYTGKGYFSGKKNSFKAKIYKGSEDAALYRVSGQWSESSKIKDEKTGVETPFLDSLKITSESLQVKPEAEQSELESRRAWSKVAAAIREGDYELIHQEKSKIENDQRELRKTEQAEGKTWPSKWFEEVPVSNAPEVYLTLSKAAGVEPETTWTFVRSKFDAADVKP; from the coding sequence ATGGTCCTGGTGCTCAAGTGGTTTATTGGCACTTTAAGAGGTCAGTACTGCTCGCGAAATGAAAAACTCGGATCTGAAAAGAAACCTTTGAACCCTTTCTTGGGTGAATTGTTTGTTGGGAAGTGGGCTGGTGATGCTGAGTCTGGTGAGACTGTTCTTGCTAGTGAACAGGTCAGTCACCATCCTCCTATCACCGGCTACAGTATATGGAACGACAAGCATGGAGTGTATTTGAATGGTTACAACGGAATGAAGGCCCGTATCGCTACTACTACCATTTCAGTCAAACAGAATGGCCATGCTACATACTACTTAAAGGCGTTTGACGAGACGTATATCATTTCTCTGCCGGCTCTTCATATCGAGGGAATCCTGTTTGGAGCTCCCTATGTTGAATTAGAGGGCAAGTCGTTTATCCACGGCTCGTCTGGTTACAGCGTGTCGATCGAGTACACTGGAAAGGGATACTTTTCAGGTAAGAAGAACTCGTTCAAGGCTAAAATCTACAAGGGCTCGGAAGATGCTGCTTTATACAGAGTATCTGGACAATGGAGCGAATCCAGCAAGATCAAGGATGAGAAGACCGGAGTCGAGACTCCATTCTTGGACTCGCTCAAAATCACTTCTGAGTCATTGCAAGTCAAGCCCGAGGCCGAGCAGTCCGAGCTCGAGTCGAGACGTGCCTGGTCAAaggtggctgctgctatcaGAGAAGGCGACTATGAACTGATCCACCAGGAAAAGAGCAAGATCGAGAACGATCAACGTGAACTGCGAAAGACCGAGCAAGCCGAGGGCAAGACCTGGCCATCCAAATGGTTTGAAGAAGTGCCCGTCAGCAACGCTCCCGAGGTCTACCTCACCCTGTCAAAGGCCGCTGGTGTCGAGCCCGAGACCACCTGGACCTTTGTTAGATCCAAGTTTGACGCCGCCGACGTCAAGCCCTAG
- the NHP6B gene encoding Nhp6bp (High-mobility group (HMG) protein; binds to and remodels nucleosomes; involved in recruiting FACT and other chromatin remodelling complexes to the chromosomes; functionally redundant with Nhp6Ap; required for transcriptional initiation fidelity of some tRNA genes; homologous to mammalian HMGB1 and HMGB2; NHP6B has a paralog, NHP6A, that arose from the whole genome duplication; GO_component: GO:0005694 - chromosome [Evidence IEA,IEA]; GO_component: GO:0005634 - nucleus [Evidence IEA,IEA]; GO_component: GO:0005634 - nucleus [Evidence IDA] [PMID 3169249]; GO_function: GO:0003677 - DNA binding [Evidence IEA]; GO_function: GO:0008301 - DNA binding, bending [Evidence IDA] [PMID 7721780]; GO_function: GO:0031491 - nucleosome binding [Evidence ISS] [PMID 11432837]; GO_function: GO:0043565 - sequence-specific DNA binding [Evidence IDA] [PMID 19158363]; GO_process: GO:0006281 - DNA repair [Evidence IEA]; GO_process: GO:0070898 - RNA polymerase III transcriptional preinitiation complex assembly [Evidence IGI] [PMID 11287614]; GO_process: GO:0070898 - RNA polymerase III transcriptional preinitiation complex assembly [Evidence IDA] [PMID 17178828]; GO_process: GO:0006974 - cellular response to DNA damage stimulus [Evidence IEA]; GO_process: GO:0006338 - chromatin remodeling [Evidence IGI] [PMID 14739928]; GO_process: GO:0001195 - maintenance of transcriptional fidelity during DNA-templated transcription elongation from RNA polymerase III promoter [Evidence IDA] [PMID 16407207]; GO_process: GO:0006355 - regulation of transcription, DNA-templated [Evidence IEA]; GO_process: GO:0006366 - transcription from RNA polymerase II promoter [Evidence IGI] [PMID 8946917]; GO_process: GO:0006351 - transcription, DNA-templated [Evidence IEA]) — MPKEPGRRRTKEEIRKKKKDPNAPKRALSAYMYFANENRDNIKNENPDISFGQIGKVLGEQWKALTDAEKVPYEAKATQDKKRYEEEKAAYQASKAQEYSE; from the coding sequence ATGCCCAAGGAACCCGGTAGACGTCGTACTAAGGAGGAGATCcgcaagaagaagaaggaccCCAACGCTCCTAAGCGTGCCTTGTCGGCTTATATGTACTTTGCCAACGAGAACAGAGACAATATCAAGAACGAGAACCCCGATATCTCGTTCGGCCAAATTGGTAAGGTTCTCGGAGAACAATGGAAGGCTTTGACTGACGCCGAGAAGGTGCCCTACGAGGCCAAGGCTACTCAGGACAAGAAGCGTtacgaagaagaaaaggcaGCCTACCAGGCCAGCAAAGCCCAAGAGTACTCTGAATAA
- the UBP16 gene encoding Ubp16p (Deubiquitinating enzyme anchored to the outer mitochondrial membrane; probably not important for general mitochondrial functioning, but may perform a more specialized function at mitochondria; GO_component: GO:0005737 - cytoplasm [Evidence IC] [PMID 8982460]; GO_component: GO:0005741 - mitochondrial outer membrane [Evidence IDA] [PMID 12914939]; GO_component: GO:0005741 - mitochondrial outer membrane [Evidence IDA] [PMID 16407407]; GO_function: GO:0008234 - cysteine-type peptidase activity [Evidence IEA]; GO_function: GO:0016787 - hydrolase activity [Evidence IEA]; GO_function: GO:0008233 - peptidase activity [Evidence IEA]; GO_function: GO:0004843 - ubiquitin-specific protease activity [Evidence TAS] [PMID 8982460]; GO_process: GO:0016579 - protein deubiquitination [Evidence TAS] [PMID 8982460]; GO_process: GO:0006508 - proteolysis [Evidence IEA]; GO_process: GO:0006511 - ubiquitin-dependent protein catabolic process [Evidence IEA]), translating to MNVLRRKKKSGKYTVGLTNRANDCFANSNIQALAAVPGLVDYLLQLNAAAIALSNPDAVRMSVPGTSVPGNTTAEKRKLASSTEKSLPQTPDSQPAVAIADSPAAGGTATPASSAKTNTNNSGATTDIPTRPTTPSAQIATAVTPKSPSGGYGASMPASNAQTLTPLLSNALLRIIKELNEPILVPKTLSPWTFLGVLEKIYKSRISRNQHDAHELLHLILETLENEYDKIVKESRSRTEKQSIWGNIAASHPSPLEDAELESEQEAPKSFAFSGSTIDRITCSRCGYSPPATPSAFLVLSLMVPQKKSAQLTDLLDGLSSPEYIQDYGCQLCRLKHASMMKNGDQFKQYLSDPSKLPSELEDKLPKNIVSPIAKSTRFHRLPDVLAIHLSRSIYGGFGASRNSCKVSTKEFIELTENETGNIIRYKLMAMIRHKGTHQMGHYECFRRKNLDTWRDILQMLDEDEKDREIKKGLRLHKQQTPSVSSFQGSGTGTGTAQSATPTPRQLATTASTAGTISANSSPRLDLATGAINGNYGGTAAVPTATATPVASSPTIASMNSSNSSSGASSSITTKSSATEITNYTMSTTPSSPLTTITTPSSSIPETAFSSSATTGDSQSPAPSLASDNVTLSSASSSISGVSAASAPLRLTADTPSSPALSPPPSAIPLPYPADRSMPSPASVSISEFASAEISLDAIRAVPLSAATLNGTKRPVFTAPTTPTRSPTPTLLSVQQNVSPPSHHEWWKVSDDKVWECTTKEVLREESGAYLLFYERLT from the coding sequence ATGAATGTCCTCagaaggaagaaaaaatccGGCAAGTACACAGTGGGTTTAACCAACCGAGCCAATGACTGTTTTGCTAATTCGAATATTCAAGCTCTGGCAGCTGTTCCGGGGCTGGTGGACTATTTGCTGCAGCTCAACGCTGCCGCTATAGCACTTAGTAATCCAGATGCTGTGAGGATGTCTGTACCAGGAACATCTGTGCCAGGAAATACGACTGCCGAGAAAAGAAAGTTGGCAAGCTCGACTGAGAAAAGTCTTCCTCAGACACCCGACTCACAACCTGCTGTAGCAATTGCTGATTCtccggctgctggtggtaccGCTACTCCAGCATCCTCTGCTAAAACTAATACCAATAACTCTGGTGCTACAACTGATATTCCAACAAGACCTACAACACCATCTGCCCAAATTGCGACTGCTGTCACACCAAAGTCGCCGTCTGGAGGGTATGGAGCCAGTATGCCTGCATCAAACGCACAAACACTGACGCCTCTACTATCAAATGCATTATTGAGAATAATTAAAGAGTTAAATGAACCTATTCTGGTTCCTAAGACTCTGTCACCATGGACATTCCTTGGCGTGCTTGAAAAAATATACAAGTCTCGTATATCTCGCAACCAGCATGATGCACATGAACTGCTCCACCTTATCCTTGAGACACTTGAGAATGAGTACGACAAAATAGTCAAAGAATCACGGTCACGAACCGAGAAACAGTCTATATGGGGTAACATTGCAGCCTCTCACCCATCACCACTTGAGGATGCCGAGTTGGAAAGTGAGCAAGAAGCACCCAAGTCGTTTGCATTTTCAGGATCCACAATCGACCGAATCACATGTTCGCGATGTGGATACTCTCCACCAGCCACCCCATCTGCATTTTTAGTGCTTTCATTGATGGTACCACAGAAAAAGTCTGCACAACTAACGGATTTGCTTGACGGATTATCAAGTCCTGAGTATATCCAAGACTACGGATGTCAACTGTGTCGACTTAAGCATGCGAGTATGATGAAAAATGGCGACCAGTTCAAACAATACTTATCTGATCCCTCGAAGCTTCCATCTGAGTTGGAAGACAAACTACCGAAGAACATTGTTAGCCCAATAGCCAAGTCGACTAGATTCCATAGGCTTCCTGATGTATTGGCTATTCATCTATCACGATCTATATACGGTGGGTTTGGTGCATCGCGTAATTCGTGCAAGGTATCTACCAAAGAGTTTATCGAGTTAACAGAGAATGAAACTGGAAACATTATAAGATACAAGCTCATGGCCATGATTCGTCACAAAGGTACCCATCAGATGGGCCACTATGAGTGTTTCAGGCGTAAGAATTTAGATACATGGCGTGATATTCTACAAATGTtggatgaggatgaaaaGGATCGAGAAATTAAAAAGGGACTGCGACTTCACAAACAGCAGACACCGTCTGTGTCATCATTTCAAGGATCTGGGactggaactggaactGCTCAATCAGCCACTCCAACACCTAGACAACTTGCTACAACAGCTAGCACCGCTGGTACGATAAGTGCTAATTCGTCTCCTCGTCTAGACTTGGCCACTGGTGCCATTAATGGTAACTATGGAGGTACGGCCGCAGTGCCTACGGCTACAGCGACTCCAGTGGCCTCGTCGCCTACTATTGCTTCAATGAATTCATCCAATTCAAGCTCTGGAGCCTCGTCGTCCATCACCACTAAATCATCTGCTACTGAGATCACGAACTACACGATGTCCACGACACCATCATCTCCATTGACAACGATAACGACaccatcttcgtcaatCCCTGAAACTGCATTCTCATCCTCGGCAACCACTGGGGACTCTCAATCACCTGCTCCTTCACTTGCATCTGATAATGTGACGTTATCCAGCgcatcatcatccattTCTGGGGTATCCGCGGCATCAGCTCCTCTTCGACTGACTGCTGATACACCTTCATCTCCGGCGCTCTCACCTCCACCATCAGCAATTCCCCTGCCATATCCAGCAGACCGGTCGATGCCATCTCCAGCAAGTGTGTCAATCAGCGAATTTGCTTCAGCAGAAATTAGTCTTGACGCAATTCGTGCTGTTCCGCTGTCAGCGGCTACCTTGAATGGAACAAAACGCCCAGTCTTCACGGCTCCGACAACCCCAACACGCTCGCCAACGCCCACCCTCCTCTCTGTACAACAAAACGTCTCGCCGCCAAGTCACCACGAATGGTGGAAGGTCAGTGATGACAAGGTATGGGAGTGTACTACTAAAGAAGTTCTCCGCGAAGAATCGGGTGCATATCTCCTCTTCTATGAAAGACTTACATAA
- a CDS encoding putative heme/steroid binding protein (potential heme/steroid binding protein; similar to A. thaliana F17I14_130; allele of CaO19.4522) yields MSEQPQLGPPPDRKKMLAPPPGNAQSTLFPSINSAQRASGSRAISGPQPAAAARRKKVALQPGHSALDWANLRNSGANLRVGTCSPPAAGAAPQTPLLLSLRSSRVSGVPFKGSRGLSDASGDDSSGARGATGSGAEPQPTEAHSPVPYSDTNRFSGS; encoded by the coding sequence ATGTCAGAACAGCCACAGCTGGGTCCTCCGCCTGACCGCAAAAAAATGctggcaccaccacctggCAACGCCCAGTCCACACTCTTCCCCAGCATAAACTCGGCCCAACGAGCATCAGGCTCACGAGCTATCAGCGGTCCTCAACCAGCGGCCGCGGCTCGTCGTAAAAAAGTAGCCCTCCAACCAGGCCACTCGGCGCTTGACTGGGCCAATCTTCGAAATTCGGGGGCTAATCTCAGGGTAGGTACCTGttcgcctccggcggctggggctgcgccccagaccccgctgctcctctcgctgcgctcgagtcgggtttcGGGCGTCCCCTTTAAAGGTTCTCGGGGTCTTTCTGATGCCTCGggtgacgactcgagcggagcgagaggagctacggggtctggggcggagcctCAGCCGacggaggcacactcccCAGTCCCGTATAGTGATACTAACAGGTTTTCAGGGAGTTGA